The Tenrec ecaudatus isolate mTenEca1 chromosome 4, mTenEca1.hap1, whole genome shotgun sequence region ACGTCATGGCAAACAGGGTGCATGCATACTTACAAAAGGAGAACCTGAGGTTTCAGGAAATATAATCCAGGCCTTCGCTTGACTTCTCTGGGATTCCTGGCACTGATTAATAAACAAATAATCTTGATATTATTGTAACTTGCATTTGTGAGGTCTGCAGTCTAGAAAACTGATGAAAGACAAATGTCTGGTGTGATACAGTAATTATTTATATTATTCATACAATGCTTATTTTACACTAAATCCAATTTCTGCATGTTTTGTAGGAAGAGTCATGCATATAAAATTTGAACTTTCTTCTTTAACATAAAGGAAGTATGTAAAAATATTGTTTAAAATAGGTAACGTAAGTGTATGTCATTTCTCTTCTGGTTACAATTTTTATGTATGTACTTGCTTAACTACAAACTAATTATGATTTGATTGATATTAAAATGGGTTTGTCACCTTGATACAAATTTTTATGAGGGAGATGCTTCAGAAATATGCTAGTTTATTTAATAAACTATGCAATACTGGTGAGAAAGACTGAATTTTATCAGAGTTTTTTTTATATTAAGACACACTTTTATTCTATCCAATTTTTAGCATTCCAGAAGATGGCATTCTGTTTAGTAGGAGAGCCAGATTTATTACTTCtctccttttctgttttccacattAATTTGCTTGAAGCAGATTCCATAGATGTtttgaatatattttctttttatttgtgatCTCACACCAAGATTGTTGTTTTGCTTCTACAGAAACACCTGATGCATAAACATGAGAAATTACACTTTTGTAGCAGAATTCGTCTTGTTGGGAATTCCTAATACAGAAAGCCTGAAGCACTTACTCTTGGCTCTGTTTCTGGTCTTCTACATCTTCACCTTACTGGGGAACTTGCTCATCTTCCTCACTGTTTTGACTTCCTCTACCCTCCACACTCCTATGTACTTATTCCTGGGAAACCTCTCAGTGTTTGACATCTTTTTCCCTTCAGTCAGCTCCCCGAAAATGATACTTTGCCTAATAGGGCAGAGATGCATCATCTCCTATGAAGCCTGTGCATCCCAGCTCTTTTTCTACCACACTCTGGGTGGTACAGAGTGTCTTCTGTACACcgtgatggcctatgaccgctttGTGGCCATTTGTCACCCTTTGCGCTACATGGTCATCATGAACCACAGGGTGTGCACTGGCCTGACACTGGGAACCTGGTTAGGGGGCTGTCTGCATGGCAGTATACTTGCCTTCCTCGTTTTCAAGTTGCCCTATTGTGGGCCCAATGAGGTAGACAATTTCTTCTGTGACATCCCAGTGATGCTCCCCCTGGCCTGTGCTGACACTTCTCTGGCACAGACAGTAAGTTTTACCAATGTGGATGTTGTGACTCTGACATGCTTTTTCCTTATCATCACTTCCTATAGTCGCATTGTCCTTTCCATATTGAAAATCAGCTCATCAGCAGGTCGGCGTCGGGCCTTCTCCACTTGCAGTGCACACCTGATTTCAATCCTTCTGTTCTATGGTCCAGTGATGCTCATCTATCTCCGGCCAGTGTCTAGCCCCTGGCTGGATTCTGTCATTCAGGTATTAAATAATATTGTCACTCCTTCACTTAACCCTCTGATTTATACTTTGAGAAACAAAGATGTGAAGCTGGCTTTGAAGAAAATGTTAACTCAAATGGTCTACACTTCTGGTACATAAGATGTAGGGtcaagttttctttttgttttttattttcaaaatcattttcttgggagctaGTACATATATCTTATCACCTGATATATCATATCAAGCATTGTACAAGTACTGcgacaatcagttttaaaacatgctCTTCCTTGTTAGGCTCCTGGATAACAGCTCCCCTTTACCTCCTTCCTCCCCTACTGTGCCCCACGGGAACCCTGATTCTATATGTGTCTCTGTATGTTCATCAGTCCTGAGTCTCATCCACTGAAAATCAGAACACCTAACAAAAATTCAGGAGGCATAACCCCAGggacaaaatacatgagagaaACCCCAATatggaaacagagagagaaagagagagagtgagagagagagagagacagagagagagaagttgctT contains the following coding sequences:
- the LOC142446033 gene encoding olfactory receptor 10D3-like — encoded protein: MRNYTFVAEFVLLGIPNTESLKHLLLALFLVFYIFTLLGNLLIFLTVLTSSTLHTPMYLFLGNLSVFDIFFPSVSSPKMILCLIGQRCIISYEACASQLFFYHTLGGTECLLYTVMAYDRFVAICHPLRYMVIMNHRVCTGLTLGTWLGGCLHGSILAFLVFKLPYCGPNEVDNFFCDIPVMLPLACADTSLAQTVSFTNVDVVTLTCFFLIITSYSRIVLSILKISSSAGRRRAFSTCSAHLISILLFYGPVMLIYLRPVSSPWLDSVIQVLNNIVTPSLNPLIYTLRNKDVKLALKKMLTQMVYTSGT